A DNA window from Bacteroidota bacterium contains the following coding sequences:
- the ccsA gene encoding cytochrome c biogenesis protein CcsA, which produces MVWINFPVYATITIVLWAISIIFYTLSAKIKILHVFANIFVLLGIAVFITFVTILWMKLERPPFRTLGETRLWYALFLPVIGIVTYIRWKYKWFISYSLGMAILFLILNIAHPENYDKALMPALQSPWFVPHVVVYIFAYALLAASSLVALKGLYLLYFKEFQTSLLKLADNLVYIGFAFLTLGLIFGALWAKEAWGHYWTWDPKETWAFLTWMGYMIYMHYRYHRPANINGPLWTLTLAFVILLIAWFGVNYLPSAQSSVHVYSS; this is translated from the coding sequence ATGGTTTGGATAAATTTTCCCGTATATGCTACAATTACAATTGTCCTCTGGGCAATTAGTATTATATTTTACACACTCTCAGCTAAAATAAAAATATTGCATGTATTTGCTAATATTTTTGTTTTACTCGGGATAGCTGTCTTCATAACTTTCGTAACAATTTTGTGGATGAAACTTGAGCGGCCACCTTTTAGGACATTAGGCGAAACAAGACTTTGGTATGCCTTATTTTTACCCGTAATCGGAATTGTAACTTACATTCGTTGGAAATACAAATGGTTCATAAGTTATAGTCTTGGAATGGCAATTTTGTTTTTGATTTTGAATATTGCACACCCCGAAAATTATGATAAAGCTCTGATGCCTGCACTGCAAAGTCCATGGTTTGTGCCACATGTAGTGGTGTATATTTTCGCTTATGCACTTCTTGCTGCATCTTCTTTAGTTGCACTGAAAGGCTTGTATTTATTATATTTCAAAGAATTTCAGACTTCGCTATTGAAACTTGCTGACAATCTGGTTTATATTGGTTTTGCATTTCTTACTCTCGGATTGATATTCGGAGCATTGTGGGCAAAAGAAGCCTGGGGACATTATTGGACTTGGGATCCTAAAGAAACATGGGCTTTCCTAACCTGGATGGGATACATGATTTATATGCACTATAGATATCATCGTCCCGCAAATATCAACGGACCATTGTGGACATTAACTTTGGCTTTTGTAATTTTATTGATTGCCTGGTTTGGAGTTAACTATTTACCATCGGCACAGTCGAGTGTGCATGTTTATAGTTCATAA